From a region of the Rhizophagus irregularis chromosome 3, complete sequence genome:
- a CDS encoding N-acetyltransferase 10 produces the protein MKKVIDSRINTLVKNGVQNKHRTFFVVVGDKGKDQVVNLHWLLSQAQVTARPSVLWCYKKELGFSSHRKKREAKIKKEIKRGIREPNTEDPFELFVAVTNIRYTYYKETHKILGNTYGMCVLQDFEALTPNLLARTIETVEGGGIIIILLKTMKSLKQLYTLTMDVHSRYRTEAHDDVTARFNERFILSLGSCENCLVVDDELNVLPISTGKNVKPLSLKTAEHSSTEQQELKELKASLADTEPVGSLIAPAKTLDQAKVILTFIESISEKALRNTVSLTASRGRGKSAALGIAIASAVAYGYSNIFVTSPSPENLKTLFEFIFKGFDALKYEEHLDYDIVQSTNPDFNKAIVRVNIFRQHRQTIQYIQPQDAHVLGQAELVVIDEAAAIPLSLVKSLIGPYLVFMASTINGYEGTGRSLSLKLIQQLREKSKGFMGKEGRTDVSDEIAIVGRDGKAEREVNGATAGGRVLREIKLEEPIRYALNDPVEKWLNKLLCLDASIVSKNIQGCPHPQKCELYYVNRDTLFSFHPVSETFLQRMMSLYVASHYKNSPNDLQLMSDAPAHHLFVLLPPIKEGDNSLPDPLCVVQVCLEGEISKQTVLNSLSRGQQPSGDLIPWLISQQFQDDDFANLSGARIVRIATHPDYIKMGYGSRCLELLTSFYQGEFSALNENEDYHQENIVRVDDAELENADLRNEEIKIRDPRKMPPLLLKLSEKRPVRLHYLGVSFGLTSPLHKFWKRAGFIPLYIRQTPNSLTGENTCVMLKALKSDDLVTTCDPEWLAAFSKDFRRRFLSLLSYSFRNFPSVLSLSIMEAVDAGNERAKEITQPFSKSALESYLSVYDLKRLESYSNNMLDYHVIIDLLPTIAYLYFNRQLRDVKLSGIQSSILLGIGLQRKSVDDIEKELTLPSNQILALFIKIVRKFSTYFRSLETEAIQKEIPDETTVLKKKKGVEKISNQQINDNEESTISNLNENEETSWDPVSKTLDEDLDEAGEEFKSQMIETQRELINSLDLSKYAISGTSENWEEAQSKIASGKQNISTIVSIKNSESTKKRRATETAADIVNKEHKMSKRGGKKSKKSKK, from the exons ATGAAGAAAGTTATAGATTCGAGGATAAATACATTGGTAAAAAATGGGGTACAAAACAAACATCGTACCTTCTTTGTCGTTGTTGGGGATAAAGGCAAAGATCAG GTAGTAAATTTACATTGGTTACTTTCACAAGCTCAAGTTACTGCACGACCTTCAGTTTTGTGGTGTTATAAGAAAGAGTTAGGGTTTAGTAG TCATCGTAAGAAAAGGGAGgcaaagataaaaaaagaaattaaacgTGGCATAAGAGAGCCCAATACAGAAGATCCATTTGAACTATTTGTTGCCGTAACAAATATTCgatatacatattataaagAGACACATAAAATTTTGGGTAATACATATGGAATGTGCGTATTACAG GATTTTGAGGCATTGACTCCAAATTTGTTAGCACGTACTATTGAGACAGTAGAAGGTGGTGGTAtcattatcatattattaaaaacaatgaaatcattaaaacaattatacaCGCTAACAATG GATGTGCATTCACGTTATAGGACTGAAGCTCACGATGATGTGACTGCACGGTTTAATGAACGTTTCATTCTCTCACTTGGGTCGTGCGAAAATTGTTTAGTTGTTGATGATGAATTGAATGTTTTACCCATTTCAACTGGTAAAAATGTTAAGCCATTATCATTAAAGACTGCAGAACATTCATCAACAGAACAGCAGGAATTAAAAGAGTTGAAAGCATCTTTAGCGGATACAGAACCCGTTGGTTCTTTAATTGCACCGGCAAAAACATTAGATCAAGCCAAAGTTATCCTCACTTTTATTGAATCTATAAGTGAAAAGGCTTTGCGAAATACAGTTTCTCTTACTGCTTCTCGTGGACGTGGTAAATCTGCCGCACTTGGAATTGCAATTGCTTCTGCTGTTGCATATggttattcaaatatatttgtaaCATCACCCAGTCCTGAAAATTTGAAgactttatttgaatttatcttTAAGGGATTTGATGCTTTAAAGTACGAAGAGCATTTAGATTATGATATAGTTCAATCAACAAATCCCGATTTTAACAAGGCTATAGTCAGAGTAAATATTTTCAGACAACATCGGCAGACTATTCAA TACATTCAACCACAGGATGCACATGTTCTTGGGCAGGCCGAATTAGTAGTGATTGACGAAGCAGCAGCCATTCCTCTTTCTCTTGTAAAAAGTCTAATTGGTCCATATTTGGTATTTATGGCTTCAACAATAAATGGTTATGAGGGAACTGGGAGGTCTCTATCCCTTAAACTTATTCAACAACTTCGTGAGAAGTCTAAAGGTTTTATGGGAAAAGAAGGGCGTACAGATGTTTCGGATGAGATTGCTATTGTTGGTCGCGATGGAAAAGCTGAAAGAGAAGTAAATGGGGCAACAGCCGGTGGTCGTGTACTTCGAGAAATAAAACTAGAAGAGCCGATTAGATACGCTTTAAATGATCCTGTTGAAAAATGgctaaataaacttttatgtTTAGACGCATCCATCgtttctaaaaatattcaagGCTGTCCACATCCACAAAAGTGTGAATTATATTATGTGAATCGGGatactttattttcttttcatccTGTATCAGAAACTTTTCTACAAAGGATGATGTCATTATATGTAGCAagtcattataaaaattcaccCAATGATTTACAATTAATGTCTGATGCTCCAGCTCACCATTTATTCGTTTTGCTACCACCTATAAAAGAAGGTGATAATTCATTGCCAGACCCATTGTGTGTTGTCCAg GTGTGTTTGGAAGGTGAAATATCCAAACAAACAGTTTTAAATAGCTTGAGCAGAGGTCAACAACCAAGTGGAGATTTGATTCCTTGGTTAATTTCACAGCAg TTTCAAGATGATGATTTTGCGAACTTATCGGGAGCTCGTATAGTTAGAATAGCAACACATCCGGACTACATAAAG atgGGATATGGATCTCGATGTCTAGAATTACTTACCTCATTCTATCAAGGCGAATTTTCTGCATTGAATGAAAATGAGGATTATCATCAAGAGAATATAGTTCGAGTTGATGATGCTGAATTAGAA AATGCCGATCTTCGTAATGAGGAAATTAAAATTCGAGACCCTCGTAAAATGCCTCCTTTACTTTTAAAACTCTCAGAGAAACGTCCAGTAAGATTACATTATTTGGGTGTTTCATTTGGTTTAACTTCTCCATTGCACAAATTTTGGAAACGTGCAGGATTTATTCCTCTTTATATTCGACAAACTCCTAATAGTTTAACAGGAGAAAATACATGCGTTATGCTCAAGGCTTTGAAATCTGATGATCTTGTTACTACATGTGATCCTGAATGGTTGGCAGcattttcaaaagattttcGTAGGAGGTTCTTGAGTTTGTTGTCATATAGTTTTCGCAATTTTCCGAGTGTTTTATCACTTAGTATTATGGAAGCAGTTGATGCCGGAAATGAAAGGGCAAAAGAAATAACACAGC CGTTTAGCAAATCCGCTCTTGAATCGTATTTGTCTGTTTATGACTTGAAACGACTTGAGTCATATTCTAATAATATGTTAGATTATCATGTCATTATTGATTTACTCCCAACCATAGcatatttatactttaacaGACAATTGAGAGATGTAAAATTATCCGGAATTCAAAGTTCGATATTGTTGGGTATAGGATTACAAAGGAAAAGTGTTGATGACATAGAG aaaGAATTAACATTGCCCTCAAATCAAATCCTTGctttattcattaaaatagTTCGTAAATTTTCTACGTATTTTCGATCATTAGAAACAGAAGCAATACAAAAAGAAATTCCAGATGAAACAAcagttttaaagaaaaaaaaaggagtggaaaaaatttctaatcaacaaattaatgataatgaagaatCAACAATATCAAATcttaatgaaaatgaagaaacaTCATGGGATCCTGTATCTAAGACATTAGATGAAGATTTAGATGAAGCTGGTGAAGAATTTAAAAGTCAAATGATTGAGACTCAaagagaattaattaattcattggACCTATCAAA GTATGCAATAAGCGGCACATCAGAGAACTGGGAAGAAGCACAATCAAAAATTGCTTCAGGAAAGCAAAACATTTCAACGATCGTTAGTATAAAAAACTCGGAATCTACGAAAAAACGTAGAGCGACGGAGACTGCCGCAGATATTGTAAATAAGGAACATAAAATGTCAAAAAGAGgaggaaaaaaatcaaaaaaatcaaagaaataa